aattataCGTTCGGTTTTTATGACAACACAAAGCTTAGCTTATCTTGCTTAACTAAGGTTCTATTATGaaactaaaaactaaaaaagatGCCGCCTAAGCTCGCTAAGTAAAGGTTAAACTTTGCCATAATTTGTAACAAATTAACCCCAACTTCAAAAAGAACGTTGCAAGCAAACAATATTGAAAACTATTTAAGTTAAATCTTCGCTTTAAATCGATTTTATGTTAAGTTCGGTAGATCCATGGATATGACATAATGTCTTAACgtaataaaaatatgtcaGCCAATAAAAGCTCACCACGTCATCTTtgtcataaacttcaatcactACGTCATTGCAGTACTGACGTAACAATTGGAGATCTCCGTAGTAGGTGATGTCCATCATTAGAGTTTGGTCCCAGACAGGATTTAAAGTCCTGCTCATTACAACAGTGCGCCTACACTGGTTGAGGAACGATACAAAAATCACAGGATCTGAAGCAGTAATAGGATAATTTTAAGActattttaaagatttttaaaattgaaattaaaattattttaaattaaaactttaaagtttttatgcaaattttGATGCAGTGGGTATTTGTTTAATTGTAAGCTTCATCCAGCGTAGTTGTTTTATGGAGTTTTATGATCTGTAGCTTAAGTACTGAAAATGttattatatacagtagacTTATATTAGTTTAGAACAATATTCCTTTCGAATCCGTTTCAAATTACGCTTTACATTCACTACAACAATCAATTATCAGGACAATTAAGTATCGTCATAGTAGCTATCAACGTTTgtatctatacctgaaaaatTATCTTGGTCCATGGCTAACAGGTCTCTTGCTTGATATACATAAGCTCGGAGTTGCAGCTTCGAGGCGACACTGAACATGATGTAAATTTTCGGGGCGGgcattttcagttttttcttCCTCTCAGCTAACAAAATTGCAGAAGTTAAAAAACTAGTCGTAGCAACACACTTTGTCTTTCCAAAAATCTAAACGTCTTGTAAAGAAGTTGCTAAACTTGCCAAAACTTTAACTCAAGTTTACTGATGACTTTGTTCATCTGTAGAAATATTTgagtaaaaaatttgaacacgCACTTACCGGCAGCTGCGGCCAAAACGGGATCGGCTTTTGACTTCTTTCTTCCGAAAAACTTCTTTCCAGCTCTGTCTCTCTCCTCCTCTTGTGCTTCTGAGCATTGAAAAAATTGGCAGCATAAACATTTTAGGATGAAAATTACTTAAGTTAAACACATTTAAATTTCCAACACTTTGCACGTAATAAGGGTTATTAATCTTTTGGACGAAGGAAACATGAGTCACAGGTCTTTTGACGGTGTGTTTGCGTTGCAAGCATTTGAAAGAGTGTAAAggtaaaaacaataaatcatTTACAGTCCATGCAACATAGAACAACTCCTACAAATACAAGGCAAATTACAATTGCATTGCATCCTTGCGAAAAGAAACGAACACTCTACAGACCTACAATAACCTGTAAGCTATCCCCAACATCACCAATTACTGACAATTACCCTTAAATAAATTAGATCAATACCAATGGAATTAGTTCATTTAATAATTAGGTTAGAGTACTTTTAATTTATGATGTTTAGCAAATACAGTTTGGCTGAATTActcaatttatgttttttaattaaattccATGACCGATATTTTGCTAACCTTATACAGCGTATATTACCCTCATGCACAGATTAACAACGGAGCGTAAATTATGAGTTTGGGTGCACTAAATTTCAACCGTGTGTTTCTTAAATGTCACTCGTTGacatttaccaaataaatCGCTTTTGGACTTGGATGAAAATACGGACGAGAGTCTCTTATAAGTGGATGTAGGTGGTGCCGACACCGACCTACTAATGTGAAGAGGAGAACCGTCTTCTGTTTCTACTGCTGGAATATCAGAGACATCCATCTCTGCCTCTGGGTCCATATAACAATTACATATATTTCAAGGCAGCTTTGATGTATTTTAAAGCATTACGTGGTGGCACCTATAAGCTTCTAATAGCCAGCCATACTATACAATGCTATACAAAGCattacatacatacatatatacattataAAGCATAGCATTAGCATTAGCATTAGCATTAGCATTGCTTCGCATATAGTAGCATTGCTATACAATGCCATTGCTAACTGTAAATCTAGTTTCTGCTTTTATTAACTAGTGTTGGCAAAAAGCACTAGAGATCAAAGCTAAAAGGGCATAGCATTGTATACAACAGCAAACACGCAAAGCTTAGAAGCAGGTTGTGCTCGTATCTCTTGGCATTAGTGACAGCGTATGTAGCAAACGTACATTGTAACTTTGTAAAGAACAAACTACTACTGCATTGCGAATGGTTGAGCGtcaaaaacattcttggctTGGATACTGGATGCTAATTAGACGTAAGTTACCTTCCGTTGCACCAAGAATAGCCAGAGCCTTCCTGCTCTCTTCTGATTCTCTTATCGGAGTTGGTATCGGAGTGGGTTCGAAATCCATTGTTCCTTTCTGAGATTGTGGAAAGAAAATTGTAAGTCTGTTTCCAAACAAGAGAGGgaaaaagaaaagagaaagaaagaaaaagggAGAGAGATGCAAATTCGTAATTATGCAaaaaaacgttattttttctgttacaACGCAATACTTACAATGAGGGCCGTGTCAAGATTGAAAATTGCCGAAGACCCACCGGTCCCGGATGTGACCATTTTGCGAATCCATCTTCTTCTTCTCACCAGGTCCAACATCTTTGgcattaaatgaaattgactCCCCAATGTAGTTGCGTATTCCCAACCCTCACCAAGCATTTGCTCTGTTTTCTGTTGAAGAAATCACTTGCAAAGAAAACGTTCAGGCAACGTCTAATTGTAATGACCAAGCTTAATTACCAAGTATCTTAAGACGTTAACCTTTGCAAACCCAACAAACtggaatatttttaacttaacGTTAATTTATTTGGAGATGGATAAGTAAAAAGATATTGTGGATACAATTTTGAATACTTACGTCATCGCGTTTTATAACTTTGGGGTCCACACATTTCCTGTTTCGAACCAGCCGTCTTCTCCTCATAACATGAAAAGACTTCTCGACCGCAATCCAAGCCAACTGGCCAAAGTCTTCCACGGGTGCGCTGTATTCCCAACCTGGGAATATTAAACTAGGCATGTGATCTCGGGACGCATTTTAATTGACTTCAAGTATTGCCATTTAGAAAAGATTGTCGGATTACTGTTTGTATTAGAACAATATCAAACTTACCATAGCGACTAACGTAAAAAGGAAGcaaaattagaaaacaaaatactgtaGACCATTGTGATCAGTGGAAAGAGTTCTGCTAACCACTAGGCCTGTTACAGTATTCTGCTGTCTATACTTATTTACCGTCTTCATCACAAGCTCTGTTGGTGTCAATCTTCCAGTTGTCGTCCCACTCCCATCCCTTAGCGCACGAGATGCTCTCCGTGCTTTCCACAATATCTCCACTTCCGTTCACGTATTTCTGCGGAACCCAATCACCGGATGAAGTGCGCGCCTCATGTTCAAAGCATTCCTTGAAATAcatgaaaaattataaatttttgaaattgccgTGAAGGAACCCAAACACACATAAATGCGTTTCATGATAATTAAAACCAGTCAACAATTGTAAAATCTAATATACAATATGCAGAAAGTCCATAATGGGGAAGTCTCTATATGGGAAAACGCAAAGatctgttttaaacaaaagaacaaaaataGACCCACTTTAAGAAAGCcgatatatacagtattctGCAGGAACAGTTATCAAGGTCAGTTAAGGTCAAAATGTCAACATTTTTGCAATCTCACTTCCATATAAGTAGAATGGCCAGCGTCCCGAAGAAGATTGAGCTCGCTACTTTTCTCCCAATCTCCTTCCCACTCCCATCCGGAAGGACATTCGAACGAGTTCTTTGGAAGAGGGATCTATACAAGAcatacaaaaattaacaaagtgAGTAAAATTGGTCAAATATCACGAAGTGTAGCAATGGTTGCGACGATCACAGCTATAGCAATTTTTATTAACATTGCTGATATAATTTCAGATAGTTATCAAAACTCATAAAACAAAACGCATATCCAGAAATCAAAAGTAGAAACACAGATAAGAAACAGCATATCGGTTTTACTCAATGTCGTATCACATCACCTCTCCAGTTATATCTTTAAATCCATCTGGAGTCCAACCACGAATAGGAATactgttttcaatttcaaactGTCAACACAAATCGcatgaaaaagttaaattagtttttgaaattgttaaaaacttaCACAGCGTTACTCAAATGCAAATTACATATTTACATGCCTACATTCTCTGTTATAGACAAAAATATACGGAGCGCAGTCACAATTGGTTAAAAACACATTGCTTCAGCAACTCACAGTATCAGCGTAGACTGAAATCTGACCCCTCGTGTAGAAATCAAAATCATCCTGTTCCCGAGCAAGACCCAGCCAGGCAATGATGCGCAGTTGGCACGGAATCTTGTACTGCTTTTTACCGGTTGTTTTTGAGGTGGGATACTGCAAAGAAACATACAAAATGACTTTTctggaaatgaaaaaaattgttgatcAAAGTCGAATTGCTTCTTTGCGGAAAATCCAAAATAACCTGCACTGGGCAGTATATTTGCAACACTATTGATTTTTAAAGTGCAATTAATCGGTCGTTGGCTCACCCGTAAGCAAATAGTTTGTGGTTTTGAACAAAACCTTCCGGAATATTCCGGCTTCTCTCGAGCGTGCAAAATGTTGTAAGCTGGAATTCTAATAAAAAATGGCAAAGATTGAGAAAAACTGGGAGCCAGCAATTGCTTTTTGGATCTCGTTGAGTATAGAAATAATTCTGATGTGTGTCTTCAAACAGCAGGTAATGCAGATTGCAGTTTAGAGCAACAGCGAAATTCACGAACCTGGCAAACGCGATTCGTTTGTTTCCGGTTATCATCCATATGATGACATCAGGTAAGCTATTCTGAGGCTGAATATCGACAAAATTTCGTATGAAGAATCATCCACATTTAAACTAATGCAGCTACCTTAGACACTCTCATAAAATTAAGCAAGCGACAAAAAATCTAATCTACGACAGCAGTGAAACATCACAATCAGCATGTTTTACCTCGTAGGCCACGATATGTAGGCGTTCTTGGAAGTCGGTAATGGCCTGCATAGCCACGTGAGCATCTGTACAATTCTGCCTCAGATCCGCAGCTTCGTCAGCGATTGCTTTAAACGTCTTTGTCCTCTGCTGGTGGATACGTAAATCAAGCTGATTGGCCTCCGGGCGGCCACGTGGATCAGGAAGTCGTTTTCTGATTGGTTAAAACAGTACTAGCTGACTTAAACGAAAGTAATGGTAGCAGCAAAGATGCGAAACTATATAATTGTTACAAGCTTACGCAGTTTCTAGAATTAACATGTCAAGTACGGCCACGATTTCGGAAGCAATTTCAATGTCAGTTCCTCCATTCTCTATCAAATCTTTCACTTTTTCAACTTCCATGTCCTGAAAGTAAGTTACGCCGGTAATAATAGGCCTATAATATTAACTAGTACATGATAATATAAACAAATTGAACGTGATTGAAGTGAAATTCTCAACCTACGCGTAGCATTGTCACATTACATTGAACAGGTATAGAATCAAATTATTCATTACAGCAAAGTCGCGACCAGCATTAAATATGCGAAAAGGCTGAAAGTAATAAATGTCATAACGACTTACAATTCTATCGGCCAAGCGTAGGATGACGTTGACAGCATGCAATCGAAAATTGATGTCTTcccattgtgacgtaaccaTCATAACAGGCTTCTTTGAGGCCCAAGGACAGAAATGATATTTACATCCTACATTGCAATGCCCACGGGCAATTAAAGTTAGAACGGTGCTCATTGCAGTGCTGTGTGTTCGCTAACAGTAGcaactaaaactaaaattgcttaatgtattcaaatttataacaaagctTAACATCCCAGCATAAAAGATCCAATTCCcagattaaaaaattaaaaaatggttatttattattttatatgttttaccGTCGAAGATGGGGTTTGTTGCTTCGGTAAGCGAACATGACGTCCCGAGGTCAACATCAAACTTGTTGCCATAGTTACCCATCGATACTTCGAATTCAACGTTCTCATAAGCCTTGTCGATGAGATCAGCGCTCTCAAAGCCCATGACCAATCTGTATCGACGACGGCGGAGGTATTTCTGCAATAAAAGCTGGCATATGGAACGACATTACTGCTTAGATGAACACACGTTGAAAAAAGAGACTTGAAAAACTATCATTGAAATGAATCTATTAAAGTAAACAGATCAATGTTAGGGGTTGAATCGCAGAAGGTGAAACCACATAAAACCAAGATGTGGAGTAGGAAGATGAAAGGCGCAAGAATTCAACCTGGGTGAGTGCGATGTGATCCTCGGCAACCTCCTGGATGGGAGGAATAGGCTCTGATCCTTCCTCATCAATGGAAGTTGTGAGTTCGACCATTGCTCTTCCTCGGTATGCACATCCGACTCCCTGCGAAAGAATCGCGATGAAAAATCAAGATGATTTTGCCAAAGTGGCCCGAAGTTTTCATAGATTTAATCGTGTTCACTGTAAGTAGGCTATATCTTTAATGGTGTTGTTTGTCCTGAGATCTAATGTCCTTCTACTATGCACTAATCTATGCAGCTTGGAAACCTTGCAAAGCCTCCTACGTACTTTGCCTAAATTCAATGCGTCGAGGGGGTCGCTGATCTCCGAAAATTCTCGCGGTGATCCGTAAAAATTGACAAACGTTGGTCCAAACGTGGGCAAAAAGCCTGCGATGTTTATatgataatttttattaaGTCTAAGTCGGAGAAAGAGTTTGCATGCATTGCAATCACATAAAACTTCATGACATGTTGTTTGTAAACGTAAAGCAAAACAAtccaacaaaaaatataataaaactgAGAACATGATGTCATCAAACCTTCCAGGTCATCGAAATCATCTTCGTCCATGTCTGGTCACGTAATCATCgagagaaaacaaaaacgaaaaaaaattaaagacacAAACGAAAAACGGTTCAAAACAGCCAAAAAAACATGCACGTGTCAAGCAGGTTGTGTGACAAAGAAACATgctaacacaaaaataaaaataaagaaaaagtgaaCGATTAATTCAGCGCAAATTTAAAAGCATTCTCTATGCATACCAGCGCCGCTAGCGTCTTCACCAGTTGACGATATTCTTGATATTGGAATGACGAATGTACCAACTGTGTCGTCAGCGCCGACTCTGTCCCTGAAATTTAAACGTCATATGTCACCACCGACGTGGAATTAGTTACCGGTCTTTTGGTTACTTATTTGGTTACTTATTCGTTAACAGGAAAACAGTTTCATCCATAACAATAAGTGAAGAAATAAGTAACTAAAGATAAAGTAGGATAAGCAGTCAACTTTATCTGCAAATAGTATAAGCAATAgagtaaacaaaaaagaacaTAGCTAAGATGATAAAATTCAGGTTTTGAATACGTGAGTGAATAAGTACCCAGGTAACCGAAAGACTAGCTTCGTACCGGTGAGGTGACAACCATTGTGAAAACAGTTGGCAGATACAGTATAATGCAAGATGTTTTTCTCACCACCATGCAGTTCAACTTTCATTTAATGTTAAACTCATCAGAGCAGAAAAAATGCGCAATTAAGGCCTAGAAACTTAAAGATTTACTTAGCATATGTTCAACTTACCAATCTCTTATAACAATCCGAATGGATTCACACATCGAGGGAAACTTGATTGGAAGCGAGAGTTCTTGATTCCACTCCGGATTATTTTTCCCTTCCACGACACGTGTCTTTCGTTTCTTTCCAGCAAATCTGCAAATAAGACCACTGTGGTTACGGGGCAATTGGCGCTCATACATTTTATCGTCGTTTTTTGCCATAAAAAGGGTTTCGGTGTTTGTTGTCGTAAGTAAAGGATTTAAATGGAATGATACTTACGAAAATACGACGTACGGATCGACCAGTGTTTTAGATATATCCACATCTTCCCCCATTCCCATAAACTTTTTCATGCTTTTGAAAGCAGATGAATCCACTATAAGTTGATACAGTGGATATGGTTAAAGTGGATATACTATATACAGTATCCACTTTATATCACTTTATTATATCCACTTTATATCACGtaaatatagcctacaattGCCTTTAAAACTATTGTTATCATTGAAATAAACTTCACAGTTTTTATGCACTACACGTATCAGCAGCTTTGTATATTTAACATTAACTCACTTTGAGGAAGATCCTCAGCGCTAAATATCCTCATAGTAAAAGTGGCAGACCGTAACGAGGCCCCGGCCGGTGTTAGAAGATTTctgaaaacgttttaaagTATTTGAGAACTTTTGTAACCACAAACAAAACGTGAACAAAAGTAATAACATTTGATAAATCTTTGACAGTTAGAAGTTACTTTGCATCCTGTTTATAACCTATTCGGGGAAAAAACTTTCTgctattaaaaaaaatacgagaaaatttaaaaaaaaggcAAGTTACCCTTCTACGTCATCATCATCCCCGTCTCCCTTGTCTTCCTAAACAAGTAAAGTAGCAAATATTAAAGAGCGATTAAAATCATCATCATTCATTGACAATCAAACGATCATCAAATCATCATTGGTCATCAGTTCATGCTCAATATTTTCAGGGCCGCCAGTAAGTTGTAGTAGCAAAAATAGAAGACATTGAAACAGGCATAGTGGCAAATGTTTCCATTTTTTACTGCAAACAATACCAGCGCCACACGGCATTATTTACGTCTATATGCTTTACTGCAATGCCTTTGCTGTTCTGATCTACATAATCCTACTACAATTCTAAGGAGACAGGTAATTGATACGGATGCTAACCGGAGGTTGATCACCGGCTCCTAGAACGCAGATGGTGATTTTCAGGTAACCCTTTGGTGTGTTGGAGGCGTCCTCCGGATCAGTGAGAAGAATCCACTTCCTCACGTATGCGTGTCCTGCGCCAAGATAAAGAAACATTTATGACGTCTCTCTGCATGacgcaatttatttttgaagactCAACGAGTAGGTGTATTAAGAATAGAATAAAATCTAATTTTTCCACGCGTTCATGTTAGTAGCATTGGTTTGACAGGGTCAAAGAGCTCACACTCGCCTACTTGTCAATCAAACTCAGCAAGACGATTTGCCTATTTTTACTATAGGTTTAGTGAGAACTGAAAGCTCTTTATAGTTTAAACGTTACCAGGTTGATCGTATACGCTCCCGACATCCAGTTTGAAAGATCCGATCAGAGAATCCGATCTCATCTTCCTCGAGTTGTTCACCGAGAATTCGAAAATAAAATCGTAAAGATCTTTAAGTGACTCGTGAAAGTTGAACATTAGCATCTAAATAaggcaaaaaaaacaaagaaaattaaaagtaaaatcgAGATGATGCATAATCAATGGTTCATGCGTTAAGTATAGAACACATATCAACCAAACATCACCAACATTATCTGTTTTGCACTTAATAACTGAATACAATGATTCCACAAACCTCGTTCCAAATGGGTGATGACCCTTTTCTTATTCTCGACGTTTTCACTTGACTCTTTCCGGCCGTGACCTTCACAACTGGCTTGATATTGGAACCTGAGAGTTGTCGTCCGCAAACAAGTCTGACTCGGACTTGGAAGTCTTCAGGTTTCTCTGACAGACTCGACCGGTCAGCGCTGAGtacaattaataaaaatttacttaaGAAAAAGTACACCGAACCCACATCAAGATGACACTTTAAGTGCTTTAAGCAGTTATATGTTTGATGAATGAACCGCTACggttgcaaaatttcagagaaatattttttacccTCCGCTAACGTGGGCGCCACCGCCACTGCCTCCGTTCAAGTCATGCTTTTCACCACCTTCGGAAAATCCCTCATCCACTTTATCATCCTTTCCTTCCTTATCTTTTTTAGCTCCTGAATGCAATACGTTTTGAGAAACTTGCTATCACACAAAGTTCACCCGCAAACGCAGTGAACAAATACGCCCATTACTGTCATTACATTTTGCTTTCTAAAGGAGACCCGATAAATACAAAGAGGCCAATGTTAAATAACGAGATCGGTTAAGGTCAGGTACGGCAATCTCACCAACACTGCTCTTCCTCCGAGCTTCCTTGGAATCTCCTTCCCCGCCATCTTTTCCATCATCCGGAGTACTGAGAATCACGCGAGCTccctttaaaaaatttactgacttCAAAATCTCAGTCATCCTGTTACATTAATACTCCACGCActttgttttcaacaaaaccgGTCTTAGATCTTCCTGCCACGATAGAGATCTTGCTCGATTACATAAGGTATGCGATTTAAAATAACCGCGACATAAATATGTAAACAGCGACGCGGCTTCTTTTCAAAACCTAATTCCTCATATTGCAAGTTTAACTCTGTATGCATCTGTCAAGTTTTAATAACATCAGTGCGTCAACCTAACCGTTCGTATAGCGTATTTAACATAGGAGTTGTCCTTACCGGTATTAATATtccttttttcatttttaggtCGACACCTTTCTCTTTACTGAGCTTCAAGCCGTTGTAAGTCACCGATCCATGGCCGAATAATCTTCACATATGCAAAAACAATCGTAATATAACTTTCACTATACAAAATCTTTCTCTGTATTTGGTCAATGGAAACGTTGTCGGCCAACATAAAACTAAACACACTAAACTAATATCAATTTCCCGATGACAACGACAAGCATTTCAAGTTTATAATCCAGCATTTGCAAGCAACGTGGTTGGTAAACCCGGTAACCTGTCTAGTAAAGAATAAGTAGATAAAGCAGGTTGTCAGCTTTCATGCTGGCTATACGTCAATAGCCTGCGGGTGGCGAAGCACGTTAAACCGTATTAAAGCAATCAGGACGGATTAGTCTTGTTCGGGTAAATCTTTTTCATGTTTACGTCTATGGTGTtcaagaaaatgttaaagctGTTAAcagaataataaataaaaaaacttctcCAAAATTATGTATAACTAAACAGTTTTCCGAATTATactcaaaaaaattgtaattgaaTATTGTCAACGAGCGGAATAACATGgcaaagtttttacaaactcACAAATATGGTAAAGACTTGCACGACAAAGATAGCTCACACAAGTTTTGAAAACGACATTTCTAAGGCTGGTTGGTTTAATCTGGCAAGCACGGCGTAACTTGTAGTAGGTGCTATCTACATTGTGCCAACAGACCCCATATACAAACTGTACATACTGAAATGTATGAGACTTACTTGTCAATGCCCAGAAAACCGTCGTCATCATACACTTCTACCTTTATCTCGTCTGTGGGTGCTGGTACTTCAGAAAGGTTAAACGTTAACAGCTGCATAAAACACACACAAATAATATTATTCTTGGATAAATTCTGTTTCTATTGGATACGATGGATACGATGATCGGGATCGTCTGTTCACACAGTCGGACAGCTAAGTTCTAAACAGCTAAGTTCAAACGAACCTCATTCCAATTCGGGGAAGTCCCGCTAAGTGATTgggttttctttgtttggcCTGTCAAAAAATGCAGAAAATCAGCTGTACATTGACGAAAATGGGACCAATTTCGTTGAAATTGTTTAGAAGTTGTATGTATAATGTATCTAAGTTCATATAAgaaaagcaaataataaaacctCCAACCTACGGGTGagacataaaaatgtaaaagatCATAGAAAACTCGAACCGctttatacagtgaatttaatTTAGTCGAAATATATTGAgcattttgtgataaatttgtGTAATGCTTTCTTACTGTTAGCGAATTGAATGTTTCAAAGTGAACttactttttatcgttttgaGTCTAAAACGTTTTCATAAAGCAACATGCTACATGTAAGATCAAAAATTAAATCCTCATGTCATACATTTACCTAAACCAATCTACTCACAATTACGCAATCATAAACTCATGGAAAAAGACACAGTAGCTACCAATTCTCGAACTCATAGTAAGTTGTCTATCTATGGTCTAAATCTCACAGTGTGTACATTTCAGTGTGTATAGCTAAACAACAGTGTAATATACGAAAGGTGGTTTTCGCAGTCTGTCTTTGTCACATGTCAAAAAACGGTTATGGGCATGCGAAATACGAAAGCTTACAGAGCAAGCGGCTGACTTTGACAGTTACACCGCGTTATTGAACAAGGAAGCCCTCTTCACGTAATTCTAAAATGACTTGCGTATAA
Above is a window of Clavelina lepadiformis chromosome 8, kaClaLepa1.1, whole genome shotgun sequence DNA encoding:
- the LOC143468374 gene encoding myoferlin-like isoform X2, yielding MTEVKIKVVRADLGKSAKIKSPFVSLTLKGQTKKTQSLSGTSPNWNELLTFNLSEVPAPTDEIKVEVYDDDGFLGIDKLFGHGSVTYNGLKLSKEKGVDLKMKKGILIPGARVILSTPDDGKDGGEGDSKEARRKSSVGAKKDKEGKDDKVDEGFSEGGEKHDLNGGSGGGAHVSGGADRSSLSEKPEDFQVRVRLVCGRQLSGSNIKPVVKVTAGKSQVKTSRIRKGSSPIWNEMLMFNFHESLKDLYDFIFEFSVNNSRKMRSDSLIGSFKLDVGSVYDQPGHAYVRKWILLTDPEDASNTPKGYLKITICVLGAGDQPPEDKGDGDDDDVEGNLLTPAGASLRSATFTMRIFSAEDLPQMDSSAFKSMKKFMGMGEDVDISKTLVDPYVVFSFAGKKRKTRVVEGKNNPEWNQELSLPIKFPSMCESIRIVIRDWDRVGADDTVGTFVIPISRISSTGEDASGADMDEDDFDDLEGFLPTFGPTFVNFYGSPREFSEISDPLDALNLGKGVGCAYRGRAMVELTTSIDEEGSEPIPPIQEVAEDHIALTQKYLRRRRYRLVMGFESADLIDKAYENVEFEVSMGNYGNKFDVDLGTSCSLTEATNPIFDGCKYHFCPWASKKPVMMVTSQWEDINFRLHAVNVILRLADRIDMEVEKVKDLIENGGTDIEIASEIVAVLDMLILETAKRLPDPRGRPEANQLDLRIHQQRTKTFKAIADEAADLRQNCTDAHVAMQAITDFQERLHIVAYEPQNSLPDVIIWMITGNKRIAFARIPAYNILHAREKPEYSGRFCSKPQTICLRYPTSKTTGKKQYKIPCQLRIIAWLGLAREQDDFDFYTRGQISVYADTFEIENSIPIRGWTPDGFKDITGEIPLPKNSFECPSGWEWEGDWEKSSELNLLRDAGHSTYMEECFEHEARTSSGDWVPQKYVNGSGDIVESTESISCAKGWEWDDNWKIDTNRACDEDGWEYSAPVEDFGQLAWIAVEKSFHVMRRRRLVRNRKCVDPKVIKRDDKTEQMLGEGWEYATTLGSQFHLMPKMLDLVRRRRWIRKMVTSGTGGSSAIFNLDTALIKGTMDFEPTPIPTPIRESEESRKALAILGATEEAQEEERDRAGKKFFGRKKSKADPVLAAAAAERKKKLKMPAPKIYIMFSVASKLQLRAYVYQARDLLAMDQDNFSDPVIFVSFLNQCRRTVVMSRTLNPVWDQTLMMDITYYGDLQLLRQYCNDVVIEVYDKDDVSHDRAKKERANAREYACEVPGCFAERNLHVFRHTKAKSKKVVCFDHKHYYGDKKGAVYKLSDEDGYSSDSLTPSYDVTQWKGHVSQRKGNFQRATTVRNSGSKRFRQIFSKSAKNTAFEIMSATSSIRKSLRHRKYRIPTGNMEFMGRTRGQPVIKFGAEDEDRAVLSWHEVKKNKVFGGSILAAFELFLKHEKQEMPLPPPRRKDVHMVPYGIRPVLQRTAIEFLIWGVRNMQPFQMLSVDTPSVLIQVGEVEIKTRIIKSLKKNPNFSQPLFFATANLPLEQLYFPPIVIRVKDNRKFGRRPTVGQHIITNVSGYRIKPIAAKLQTTNDGNEDEGIQEDGISQDVAIEVERPRMPSLGISFGKLKTAFSLKKDGKTIRKEEIDWWSKYYASIGETDKCGDFDKSGLDKIKIYKNELEKQENYNHFHDFIETFKLSRGKVEEDEEPEFAGEFKGSFRIYELPADPNAPFPPRYFEKIPSTEAVDVKVRIYVIRGFDLAPQDSNGLADPYLKIKVGKKRIDDRDNYLANTLEPTFGRMFEVDLKLPMEKDLYVQVYDWDLIGTDDKIGETKIDIENRYLSKYKAWCSLPESYYTSGPTPWRDQMTPKDWLYDKARREGWDEPIWNGNTCVMLNRKTYKLSDLESKKKPSPYWGDPDERLALYILRTFPHVSEHVETRPLFSKLLPGIEQGRVHLWIDMFPKDYGDPGEPFNVTPRTPSKYYARVIIWNCSDIPMMDTSMLGDEMTDIYFKGWLSGLEHKKQKTDVHYRSLDGTGMFNWRFLFPFEYLPQEKLHYVSKKEHLWSLDKTVSKFPPVLNIQVWDNDLFGPNEYISELSLPLNNMAKCCKFRRSCTIDNVPDLQGNCNMDMISMFDQKLLKGWWPLYRMVDGEKQQAGKLEMSLEIVTEDEHEEKPAGQGRDEPNQNPKLDKPNRPATSFAWFSSPFKSFRYIIWRKYKWIMIGLLVLILVVIFLILFFYSFPGAITSKVV